Proteins encoded together in one Acholeplasma hippikon window:
- a CDS encoding aromatic acid exporter family protein: MIKPVIHTTIKLVIVGVISGLIAYLLGIENFILVGVIGILSVSITKKDSLVNGLKRYIDVLFALTLSTILYLLFGFELHILVLFIALFVFGSYATKIDVGLVPSIVLANHVYAYQGFDWPFFIDEVLIITIGTGVALLVSMLYPQDWNKKIKEQILDVDQKIKDYLFMLSILLNQKEGKEVFFEHHILLNQEITKKINDAEIVDKNIIFQNDHRYLAYLYMRRNQVNYINNMYKSAAKIKFYHEYQKIIAKYIEELIQDIGDENKANYQLEKLKNLRDKFSKEELPKTRTEFETRAMLFHIIEDLDSMLNAKKLFHERYPDFEI, encoded by the coding sequence ATGATAAAACCAGTTATTCATACAACAATAAAATTAGTTATCGTCGGGGTCATTTCCGGTTTAATCGCATATCTTTTAGGCATCGAAAATTTTATTCTAGTAGGAGTAATCGGTATTCTTTCCGTATCAATTACGAAGAAAGACTCACTTGTTAATGGATTAAAACGATATATTGATGTTTTATTTGCATTAACTTTATCAACTATACTATATTTATTATTCGGTTTTGAGTTACACATTCTAGTTTTATTTATTGCCTTATTCGTTTTTGGTTCTTATGCTACTAAAATTGATGTTGGTTTAGTACCAAGTATCGTTTTAGCAAATCATGTATATGCTTATCAAGGTTTTGATTGGCCATTCTTTATTGATGAAGTATTAATTATTACAATTGGTACAGGTGTTGCCCTTTTAGTTAGTATGTTATATCCACAAGATTGGAATAAGAAAATTAAAGAACAAATTTTAGATGTTGATCAAAAAATTAAAGATTATTTATTTATGTTGAGTATTCTTTTAAATCAAAAAGAAGGAAAAGAAGTTTTCTTTGAACATCACATTTTATTAAACCAAGAGATTACTAAGAAAATTAATGATGCTGAAATTGTAGATAAAAATATCATTTTCCAAAATGATCACAGATATTTAGCATACTTATATATGAGACGTAATCAAGTGAATTATATCAATAATATGTATAAGAGTGCAGCCAAGATTAAGTTCTACCACGAATATCAAAAAATCATTGCTAAATATATTGAAGAACTTATTCAAGATATCGGTGATGAAAATAAAGCAAATTATCAACTAGAAAAACTAAAAAATCTAAGAGATAAATTTAGTAAAGAAGAATTACCTAAGACAAGAACTGAATTTGAAACTCGTGCGATGCTATTTCATATTATTGAAGACTTAGACAGTATGTTAAATGCAAAGAAGTTATTTCATGAAAGATATCCTGATTTTGAAATATAA
- a CDS encoding chorismate synthase: protein MNTYGTLFKVTLYGESHQDAIGVVIDGVMPGLKINWDLVNNDLKLRRPGAVGTTPRVEKDELIVTSGIFNGYATGSPIHVMIKNENVISKDYSHLVKQPRPGHADFVASIKYRGYHDYRGGGRFSGRLTTPLVVAGAIAKQMLPFEFSHKLVQVGNLKDMSKLDEYLREIHEKGESVGGIIELTVKNMTIGIGEPMFEKLESKIGQMLFTIPAVKGVEIGTGFDGVEMYGSEFNDVYEDETGKTLTNHSGGVSGGISNGNNLVVKVFVKPTSSIGKKQESFNFETNKKETFEVGGRHDTAIVRRAGIVLENALAIVLADLYLWSKIY from the coding sequence ATGAATACATACGGAACACTTTTTAAAGTAACGCTCTATGGTGAATCACATCAAGATGCAATTGGTGTTGTCATTGATGGGGTAATGCCCGGATTAAAGATCAACTGGGATTTAGTAAACAATGATTTAAAGTTACGTCGTCCTGGTGCTGTTGGAACAACGCCGCGTGTTGAAAAAGATGAGTTAATTGTTACATCCGGTATCTTTAACGGATACGCAACAGGGTCTCCAATTCATGTCATGATTAAAAATGAGAATGTAATTTCTAAAGATTATAGTCATTTGGTTAAACAGCCAAGACCAGGGCATGCGGATTTTGTAGCATCAATTAAATATAGAGGATACCATGATTATCGTGGTGGTGGTAGATTCTCGGGACGTTTAACAACACCACTTGTTGTAGCTGGAGCAATCGCCAAACAAATGTTACCTTTTGAATTTAGTCACAAGTTAGTTCAAGTGGGTAACCTAAAAGATATGTCTAAACTAGATGAATATTTAAGAGAAATTCATGAAAAAGGTGAATCTGTTGGTGGTATAATTGAATTAACAGTTAAAAACATGACAATCGGCATTGGTGAACCAATGTTTGAAAAATTAGAAAGTAAAATTGGTCAAATGTTATTTACAATACCAGCAGTAAAAGGTGTCGAAATCGGCACTGGTTTTGATGGTGTTGAAATGTATGGATCAGAGTTTAATGATGTTTATGAAGACGAAACAGGTAAAACATTGACAAACCATTCTGGTGGTGTTTCAGGTGGCATTTCAAATGGGAACAACTTAGTTGTAAAAGTCTTTGTGAAGCCAACATCAAGTATTGGTAAAAAACAAGAATCATTTAACTTTGAAACAAATAAAAAAGAAACATTTGAGGTTGGTGGAAGACATGATACCGCAATTGTTCGACGCGCAGGTATTGTCTTAGAAAATGCACTTGCTATTGTTTTAGCTGATTTATACTTATGGAGTAAAATATACTAA
- a CDS encoding shikimate dehydrogenase family protein has translation MKNFALIGKNIGHSISPFLHQEIARIYNLKLTYQILDLQTGGQLEEVIQKLKKKELHGANVTIPYKEDILIYLDDITYEAKQIGAINTIFLDNKIAVGANTDYNGLIGLIRHSKIHIKDKNVIILGTGGASKAALKVCKDLGANVTIVTRDKQNKTMHDKIITYNELDPLIYDVVINATPIGMFPNVDASPLKSEFVKDKIVIDLIYNPVETKMMKEAKIAIGGMDMLIIQAIQSESLWFKKKLEITDEIISELRSLCNEYIRNTF, from the coding sequence ATGAAAAATTTCGCTTTAATTGGTAAAAACATTGGGCATTCAATTTCACCTTTTTTACATCAAGAAATTGCTAGAATCTACAATCTTAAGTTAACTTATCAGATATTAGATTTGCAAACAGGTGGTCAGTTAGAAGAAGTTATTCAAAAACTAAAGAAGAAAGAATTACATGGGGCAAATGTAACGATTCCATATAAAGAAGATATCTTAATTTATTTAGATGATATTACATATGAAGCAAAGCAAATTGGTGCCATTAATACAATCTTTTTGGATAACAAGATAGCTGTTGGAGCAAACACTGATTATAATGGTTTAATTGGTTTAATACGCCATAGTAAAATTCATATAAAAGATAAAAATGTAATCATCTTAGGTACGGGTGGTGCAAGCAAAGCTGCACTTAAAGTATGTAAAGATTTAGGTGCGAATGTAACAATAGTTACGCGCGATAAACAAAATAAGACAATGCATGATAAGATTATTACTTATAATGAATTAGATCCGTTAATATATGATGTTGTGATTAACGCAACCCCAATTGGCATGTTTCCAAATGTTGATGCCTCACCATTAAAAAGCGAATTTGTTAAAGATAAAATTGTCATTGATTTAATCTATAATCCTGTTGAAACAAAAATGATGAAAGAAGCTAAGATTGCAATCGGTGGCATGGATATGTTAATTATTCAAGCAATTCAATCGGAATCATTATGGTTTAAGAAAAAATTAGAAATTACTGATGAAATCATTAGTGAGTTAAGGAGTCTATGTAATGAATACATACGGAACACTTTTTAA
- a CDS encoding chorismate mutase: protein MKDITELRKEIDLLDKRLVEILEKRFKVVKAIGEYKKINHLPIFDKEREKFVLESKKELLTKEEDFEYYKRIFQLIMDISKEMEK from the coding sequence ATGAAAGATATAACTGAATTACGTAAGGAAATTGATTTACTAGACAAAAGGTTAGTAGAAATACTAGAAAAAAGATTTAAAGTTGTCAAAGCAATTGGAGAATATAAGAAAATCAACCATCTTCCAATCTTTGATAAAGAAAGAGAAAAATTCGTTTTAGAGTCAAAAAAAGAACTTCTTACCAAAGAGGAAGACTTTGAATATTACAAACGCATTTTTCAGTTGATTATGGATATTTCCAAGGAGATGGAAAAATGA
- the aroA gene encoding 3-phosphoshikimate 1-carboxyvinyltransferase → MLEIIPSKLNGKISIVSSKSLSHRYVIAAALAEGESIISNILDSDDLVATKEALIGLGATIDGEKIIGTKIKRINKVIDANESGSTLRFLIPIAMLQDEVIEFKGKGKLPTRPLNVYKDMFHHKYYFVQRTKNELPLEVKGPLQSGVYMLHGNISSQFITGLLYALPLVNGDSKIIVTTELESKGYVDLTLDVLKQFGIEIEYKQNVFYIKGNQKYLPLKTSVEGDYSGAAFFIVAGLISNGLILNGLREESLQGDKEIINFAKQMGGKLNFVDGKLVVEKSDTKGITIDIGQTPDLGPILMVLGSLSEGVTTITNASRLRIKESDRLDAMVKNLTKLGVKIEVDGDTAKIYGQKELKGGVTVETFGDHRIAMSMAVAALRCDSPITLDDEKVVSKSYPTFFEEFVRLGGITK, encoded by the coding sequence ATGCTTGAAATTATACCAAGTAAACTAAATGGGAAAATAAGTATTGTTTCATCTAAATCATTATCACATCGTTATGTGATTGCAGCTGCATTAGCAGAAGGGGAATCCATTATTTCAAATATTCTAGACTCAGATGATTTAGTCGCAACCAAAGAAGCACTTATTGGATTAGGGGCAACAATTGACGGGGAAAAAATAATAGGAACTAAGATAAAGAGAATTAATAAAGTAATAGATGCAAATGAATCAGGATCTACACTAAGATTCTTAATTCCTATTGCGATGCTTCAAGATGAAGTGATTGAATTTAAAGGAAAAGGAAAACTTCCAACACGTCCTTTAAATGTATATAAAGACATGTTCCATCATAAATATTACTTTGTACAAAGAACAAAAAATGAATTACCTTTAGAAGTTAAAGGACCACTTCAAAGTGGAGTTTATATGTTACATGGAAATATTAGTTCACAGTTTATCACAGGATTATTATATGCACTACCACTTGTTAATGGAGATAGTAAAATCATTGTGACAACTGAATTAGAGTCAAAAGGATATGTTGATTTAACTTTAGATGTTTTAAAACAATTTGGTATTGAAATTGAATATAAACAAAATGTTTTTTATATCAAAGGTAATCAAAAATATCTTCCTTTAAAAACTTCTGTTGAAGGAGATTACTCTGGAGCAGCATTCTTTATTGTAGCTGGTTTAATTTCTAATGGTTTAATCTTAAATGGATTAAGAGAAGAGAGTCTTCAAGGAGATAAAGAAATTATTAATTTTGCAAAACAAATGGGTGGTAAACTTAATTTTGTTGATGGAAAATTAGTTGTTGAAAAATCTGATACAAAGGGTATAACAATTGATATCGGTCAAACACCAGATTTAGGGCCAATTTTAATGGTTCTAGGTAGTTTATCAGAAGGTGTTACAACAATTACAAACGCATCTCGTTTAAGAATTAAAGAATCTGATCGTTTAGATGCGATGGTAAAAAATTTAACGAAGTTAGGTGTTAAGATAGAAGTAGATGGTGATACTGCAAAAATCTATGGACAAAAAGAACTTAAAGGCGGTGTAACGGTTGAAACCTTTGGAGACCATAGAATCGCAATGAGTATGGCAGTAGCAGCATTAAGATGTGATTCACCAATCACATTAGATGATGAGAAAGTTGTATCAAAGAGTTATCCAACCTTCTTTGAGGAATTTGTAAGATTAGGCGGCATAACCAAATGA
- the aroB gene encoding 3-dehydroquinate synthase — translation MNLKVDNYEIIIKENLFFDFDNQIKKVYTGDKLFIVTDDNLFKVYEEKLKNALHSFKLEFVVIPSGENSKSMKIYEKVVSELIRKHIRRNQMIVAFGGGVVGDLAGFVAGTVLRGVPFIQIPTSLLAMVDSSIGGKVGIDLPEGKNLVGLFNNPKVVLIDPNLLQTLPVDEYRNGLAEVIKAGIIGDYSILEYLKKHDKLTINEIIKSIEVKRKIVLKDPFEKNERMYLNFGHTFGHAIERHFDYAIKHGIAVAYGMLIALDEGVKRGITKKELYEEIKALLLRLKLVKEPLLVMKDFVSYIASDKKQLSDGLRFVFMSDYEKPEIHKGVIFDA, via the coding sequence ATGAATCTAAAAGTAGATAATTATGAAATTATAATAAAAGAAAACTTATTTTTTGATTTTGATAATCAAATTAAAAAAGTATATACAGGCGATAAATTATTTATTGTGACTGATGATAATCTTTTTAAAGTATATGAAGAAAAATTAAAAAATGCATTACATAGTTTTAAGTTAGAATTTGTTGTTATTCCAAGTGGTGAAAATTCTAAATCAATGAAGATATATGAAAAAGTTGTCAGTGAATTGATTAGAAAACATATTAGAAGAAATCAGATGATTGTTGCTTTTGGTGGTGGTGTTGTTGGTGATTTAGCAGGATTTGTTGCAGGTACAGTTTTAAGGGGCGTACCTTTCATCCAAATCCCTACTAGTTTACTTGCAATGGTAGATTCATCAATTGGAGGAAAAGTAGGTATTGATTTACCAGAAGGTAAAAACTTAGTAGGTTTATTTAATAATCCTAAAGTTGTTTTAATTGATCCAAATTTACTTCAAACGCTACCGGTTGATGAATATAGAAACGGATTAGCCGAAGTCATAAAAGCTGGAATCATTGGGGATTATTCAATTCTAGAATACTTAAAGAAACATGACAAATTAACAATAAATGAGATTATTAAATCAATAGAAGTCAAAAGAAAAATTGTTTTAAAAGATCCTTTTGAAAAAAATGAAAGAATGTACTTAAACTTTGGGCATACATTTGGTCATGCAATTGAACGTCATTTTGATTATGCAATTAAACATGGAATTGCAGTAGCCTATGGAATGTTAATAGCGCTTGATGAAGGCGTTAAACGAGGTATTACAAAAAAAGAATTATATGAGGAAATTAAAGCTCTGTTATTAAGATTAAAGTTAGTGAAAGAACCCCTTCTTGTAATGAAAGATTTTGTGTCATACATTGCAAGTGATAAGAAACAGTTAAGCGATGGATTAAGATTTGTTTTCATGAGTGATTATGAAAAGCCAGAAATACATAAAGGAGTGATTTTTGATGCTTGA
- a CDS encoding prephenate dehydrogenase, with protein sequence MKIFVVGLGLMGSTFAESLMRKGHQVFGFDKDQKVIEKAIKDQVIYDSNLDLIDEADLIMLCLYPKQNIEFVRTHKNRFNKQLITDISGTKVHMINEILSILPHIRYVSTHPMAGREKNGYDNRDLTMFKDANFLIVKNENSTMKDIKLIEGLAKELAFGRITTLDPREHDQLIAHTSQLTHLLAVSLMLSDDSVHTKDATGDSFRDLTRIAKINEEMWSELFMDNKEALIEETNRFISVLENLKNMIKHEDYSQLKSNLRKSKEKRISFDESKSR encoded by the coding sequence ATGAAAATATTTGTTGTTGGATTAGGTTTAATGGGAAGTACTTTTGCAGAAAGTCTAATGCGCAAAGGTCACCAGGTTTTTGGTTTTGATAAAGATCAAAAAGTTATTGAAAAGGCAATCAAAGACCAAGTTATTTATGATAGCAATTTAGATTTAATCGATGAAGCTGATTTAATCATGTTATGCTTATACCCAAAACAAAATATAGAGTTTGTTAGAACACATAAAAATCGCTTTAATAAGCAATTAATAACAGATATATCTGGAACAAAGGTGCACATGATTAACGAGATTTTATCAATCTTACCTCATATACGTTATGTTTCAACTCACCCAATGGCGGGTCGTGAAAAAAACGGATATGATAATAGAGATTTAACAATGTTTAAAGATGCAAACTTCTTAATTGTTAAGAATGAAAACTCAACAATGAAAGATATTAAATTAATTGAAGGTCTTGCCAAAGAATTAGCATTTGGTAGAATAACTACTTTAGATCCTAGAGAACACGATCAATTAATTGCACATACTTCACAATTAACACATTTACTGGCAGTTAGTTTAATGTTATCTGATGATTCAGTGCATACAAAAGATGCAACTGGAGATTCATTTAGAGATTTAACTAGAATTGCTAAGATAAATGAAGAAATGTGGTCTGAATTATTTATGGACAATAAAGAAGCGTTAATCGAAGAAACAAATCGTTTTATTAGTGTATTAGAAAATTTAAAAAATATGATTAAACATGAAGATTATAGTCAGTTAAAATCAAACTTGAGAAAATCTAAAGAAAAGAGGATCAGTTTTGATGAATCTAAAAGTAGATAA
- the aroF gene encoding 3-deoxy-7-phosphoheptulonate synthase, whose amino-acid sequence MIVQMKKDVTEKEVSNLQNYLKEKGFGIKDASSDDVVLFGILGDVKSLDIDQIKVFAGVENVTRISSPFKLASKHFKKEPTIVTLKNGVQIGGDEFVVMAGPCSVESEEQLRIIAKAVYDSGSRILRGGVFKPRTSPYAFQGLGIEGLKLMRKVADELGMAIVTELMGTEHLDEFVKYVDIIQIGARNMQNFDLLKAVGRTNTPVLLKRGLSNTIEEWLMSAEYILASGNENVILCERGIRTFEKYTRNTLDISAVLAVRELSHLPVIIDPSHAAGKWEMIEQLSLASMAVGADGLIVEVHHEPEKALSDGAQSLKPKKFDEMMAKLEKLSTVLDKKVKR is encoded by the coding sequence ATGATTGTACAAATGAAAAAGGATGTAACAGAAAAAGAGGTATCAAATCTTCAAAACTACCTAAAAGAAAAAGGATTTGGTATTAAGGACGCATCAAGTGATGATGTTGTTTTATTTGGTATCTTAGGAGACGTTAAATCTTTAGATATTGATCAAATTAAAGTATTTGCAGGAGTTGAAAATGTAACTAGAATTTCTAGCCCATTTAAACTTGCAAGTAAACACTTCAAGAAAGAACCAACAATTGTCACATTAAAAAATGGTGTTCAAATTGGTGGAGATGAATTTGTCGTAATGGCTGGTCCATGTTCTGTAGAATCTGAAGAACAACTACGCATAATTGCTAAAGCAGTATATGATAGTGGATCTAGAATTTTAAGAGGAGGCGTTTTCAAACCACGTACAAGTCCTTATGCATTCCAAGGATTAGGTATTGAGGGATTAAAATTAATGAGAAAAGTTGCCGATGAACTAGGAATGGCAATTGTTACAGAATTAATGGGTACAGAACATTTAGACGAGTTTGTAAAATATGTTGACATTATCCAAATTGGTGCACGTAACATGCAAAACTTTGATTTATTAAAGGCTGTTGGTAGAACAAACACACCAGTTTTATTAAAACGTGGATTATCAAACACAATTGAAGAATGGTTAATGAGTGCTGAATATATCCTTGCTAGTGGTAATGAAAATGTAATCCTTTGTGAACGTGGCATCAGAACATTTGAAAAATATACAAGAAATACATTAGATATTTCTGCTGTCTTAGCCGTTAGAGAACTATCTCATCTACCAGTTATTATAGACCCTAGTCATGCCGCAGGAAAATGGGAAATGATTGAACAATTATCCCTTGCATCAATGGCTGTTGGAGCAGATGGTTTAATCGTTGAAGTTCATCATGAACCAGAGAAAGCATTGAGTGATGGCGCACAAAGTTTAAAACCAAAAAAGTTTGATGAAATGATGGCTAAACTGGAAAAATTATCTACTGTGTTAGATAAAAAAGTAAAACGATGA
- the mscL gene encoding large conductance mechanosensitive channel protein MscL, whose protein sequence is MDDKVKVKVRAKVKGFMHGFKDFITKGNVVDMAIGVIIGGAFGKIITSLVNDIIMPPIGVLLGGVDFKDLKALIHQTPLLDDAGNQIIVDGVAQFDKVYIQYGNFIQIILEFLIIAFAIYFALFFLIRRKQLQEQLVAQELAKMEAEKTEAEQAAAEAQAQDEPIVPEIPVDIQLLTEIRDLLKKENK, encoded by the coding sequence ATGGACGATAAAGTAAAAGTAAAAGTTCGCGCAAAAGTAAAGGGCTTCATGCATGGATTCAAAGATTTTATTACTAAAGGTAATGTAGTCGATATGGCTATTGGGGTTATCATTGGTGGTGCATTTGGTAAAATCATTACATCGTTAGTTAATGATATTATCATGCCTCCAATAGGGGTATTATTAGGTGGAGTAGATTTTAAAGATCTTAAAGCATTAATTCACCAAACACCACTATTAGATGATGCAGGTAATCAAATTATTGTTGATGGTGTTGCACAATTTGATAAAGTATATATTCAATATGGAAACTTTATTCAAATTATTTTAGAATTTTTAATTATTGCGTTCGCAATTTATTTTGCACTATTCTTCTTAATTAGAAGAAAACAACTTCAAGAACAATTAGTTGCACAAGAATTAGCGAAAATGGAAGCTGAAAAGACTGAGGCAGAACAAGCAGCCGCAGAAGCTCAAGCGCAAGATGAACCAATTGTTCCTGAAATTCCAGTTGATATTCAATTATTAACTGAAATTAGAGATTTACTAAAAAAAGAAAATAAATAA
- a CDS encoding HAD family hydrolase → MTIFFDFNGTIIDDLELTFNLLNQMLVEEGHQTVTLERYLDIFDFPIKDYYIKAGFDFKKSSFEELAVRFINRYQPQSMHLKLHEGLIQTVLDLKKEGHRVVVLSASKYNNLLEQMKHYQIDTLFDDILGINDIYANSKVELAKKYVEENKLVSDEIFVVGDTLHDNEVATALNGKMIYYSKGHQARHRFKDGIIIDHFKELKKEIYKNGR, encoded by the coding sequence ATGACAATATTTTTTGATTTTAATGGAACAATTATTGATGATTTAGAACTAACATTCAATCTTTTAAATCAAATGTTAGTAGAAGAAGGACATCAAACAGTTACACTTGAACGATATTTAGATATTTTTGATTTCCCAATCAAAGATTATTATATTAAAGCGGGATTTGATTTTAAAAAATCAAGTTTTGAAGAATTAGCGGTTAGATTTATCAATAGATATCAACCTCAAAGTATGCATTTGAAACTACACGAAGGTCTTATACAAACGGTGTTAGATTTGAAGAAGGAAGGACATCGTGTTGTTGTCCTATCAGCGTCAAAATATAATAATCTATTAGAACAAATGAAACATTATCAAATTGATACACTATTTGATGATATTTTAGGCATTAATGATATTTATGCAAATTCAAAGGTTGAATTAGCAAAAAAATATGTGGAAGAAAATAAATTAGTTAGCGATGAAATATTTGTTGTTGGTGATACACTTCATGATAATGAAGTTGCTACAGCCTTAAACGGAAAAATGATATACTATAGTAAAGGGCATCAAGCTCGCCACCGTTTCAAAGACGGTATTATCATTGACCATTTTAAAGAACTAAAAAAGGAGATATATAAAAATGGACGATAA
- the rlmH gene encoding 23S rRNA (pseudouridine(1915)-N(3))-methyltransferase RlmH yields MKIKVIGVGKIKQKELLSLIDDYTKQIKDISIIEIPDEKDSNGMEKEGKQILSKLDNEDYVIALAIEGKQLDSVGFSELLDKVQTFHSSSIAFIIGGSYGLSDQVKQRANFLLSFSKMTFPHQLMRLMLVEQIYRALAILKNHPYHK; encoded by the coding sequence ATGAAAATTAAAGTTATTGGAGTAGGAAAAATTAAACAAAAAGAGCTATTGAGTTTAATTGATGATTACACAAAGCAAATTAAAGATATTTCAATTATTGAAATCCCTGATGAAAAAGATAGTAATGGTATGGAGAAAGAAGGTAAACAAATTCTTTCTAAACTAGATAATGAAGATTACGTGATTGCACTTGCAATCGAAGGTAAACAATTAGACAGTGTTGGTTTTTCTGAACTATTAGATAAAGTTCAAACCTTTCATTCATCATCAATTGCTTTTATTATAGGTGGCTCTTATGGATTATCAGACCAAGTCAAACAAAGAGCTAACTTTCTATTAAGTTTTTCAAAAATGACTTTTCCACATCAACTGATGCGTTTAATGCTTGTTGAACAAATATATAGAGCACTTGCAATACTGAAAAATCACCCATATCACAAATAA
- a CDS encoding MBL fold metallo-hydrolase — protein sequence MEIFVLASGSKGNMTYVKENNFTFFIDAGITYSKMVAKMKAYGEDEQNVHTLFLTHEHQDHIAGLKTLLKQGQIKEVFLTKGTYQALSNEIKELLPQIYIIKADEDFFVKDMKVTPIMLSHDAFEPVGFIFINKEQKKVVLLTDTGYVDQSYIEPISDADLYILESNHDPKKLLNSSRPFSLKQRILGVTGHLSNDDAASIINKAVKSKKAVWIVAHISDDCNDIFDIEKAIVEHIDDPLKIEVLYASQESLAGIKI from the coding sequence ATGGAAATATTTGTATTAGCATCTGGGTCTAAAGGAAACATGACATATGTGAAAGAAAATAACTTCACTTTTTTTATAGATGCAGGCATAACTTACAGTAAGATGGTTGCTAAAATGAAAGCTTATGGAGAAGATGAGCAAAATGTTCATACTTTATTTTTAACTCATGAGCATCAGGACCATATAGCAGGATTAAAAACGTTACTTAAACAAGGTCAAATTAAAGAGGTATTTTTAACAAAAGGAACGTATCAAGCGCTTTCAAATGAGATTAAAGAACTACTTCCTCAAATATATATAATTAAGGCAGATGAGGATTTTTTTGTTAAAGATATGAAGGTCACACCAATTATGTTATCTCATGATGCGTTTGAACCAGTAGGGTTTATATTTATTAATAAAGAGCAAAAGAAGGTTGTTTTATTAACTGATACAGGATATGTTGATCAAAGTTATATTGAACCAATCAGTGATGCAGACCTTTATATTTTGGAGTCCAATCATGACCCTAAAAAACTCTTAAATTCATCACGACCTTTTTCTCTAAAACAACGAATTTTAGGCGTAACCGGACACCTTTCAAATGATGATGCAGCAAGTATAATTAACAAAGCTGTGAAATCCAAAAAAGCCGTCTGGATAGTGGCTCATATTTCAGATGATTGCAACGATATTTTTGATATTGAAAAGGCAATTGTTGAACACATTGATGATCCATTAAAAATTGAGGTTTTATATGCTTCACAAGAATCATTAGCAGGTATAAAAATATGA